A window of Microbacterium sp. BK668 genomic DNA:
GCGATCTTCTTCACGCCCGCCAGCTGCGGGTCGTCGCGGATCGCGCGCAGGAGCGGATGGTCCGGGGTGAAGGCGTGCGCGGCGTCGCGGCCGAGCGTCGTAGCGAGATCGAAGCGGAACCCGTCGATCTGCACGTCGTTCGCCCAGTAGCGGAGGGAGTCGAGCACGAGTCGGGCCGCGGCATCCGTCGATGTGTCGACCGAATTGCCGCACCCCGTGACGTCGATGTACGCGCCGTCCTCGTGCTGCCGGTAGTACCGGCGGTTGTCGATCCCGCGCAGGCTCGTGCGGGGACCGCCGATCTCGGCCTCGGAGGTGTGGTTGTAGACGACGTCGAGCACGACCTCCAGACCCGCCTCGTGAAGGAGCTTCACCATGCCCTTGAACTCGCGCAGCACCGCCTCGGGTCCCTCGGTCCGGCTCGCCGCGGTCGCGTAGGGTGCGTGCGGCGCGAAGAAGTTGAGCGAGTTGTAGCCCCAGTAGTTCGTCAGGTGATGCTGGAGCAGGCGCGGCTCGGTGGCGAACGCGTGCACCGGGAGAAGCTCGATCGTCGTGACGCCCAGGGACAGGAAGTGCTCGATCATGGCGGGATGGGCGAGCCCCGCGTACGTTCCATGGAGCGCCGGCGGGACATGCGGATGCCGCTTCGACAGGCCCTTCACATGACCCTCGTAGATCACGGTGCGATCGAGCGGCACCGCGGGCTTGCTCACGCCGCCCCAGTCGAAGCCGCCGTCGACGACCACCGAGCGCCAGTCGCCGTAGCCGCCGGACACGAGCCCCTTGGCGTAGGGGTCGATCAGGAGACTGCGGGGGTTGAAGGTGTTGCCCGGTCCGGCCGGACCCTGGACGCGCAGTGCGTAGCGCGTCCCCGGTCGGAGCAGGGGAGTGGTGATCTCCCACACGCCGCCCCCCACCGGCTCGAGAGCTTCGCCATGCGTGATCCAGTCCAGGTCGGTGTCGTCGAAGACGACGAGCTCCACTCCGTCGGCGTGCTCGGACCATACGCGGAGCCGGCCGCCGCCGGGCACGCGAGTGACACCGAGCCCGTCGAGTTCTTCGCTGAGAAGCCCGGGCGAGGTGATGATCGCGAGGGAGTCCGTGGAGGACATGCGATCTAGAGTAATCACGCCACGCGCCGGGAGTGTTACCGCAGGACAAGGGGGACGCGATGACGGCTTATCTCGATCACGCCGCGACCAGCCCGTTGCGGCCCGAGGCACGCAGTGCCTGGCTGGATGCGACCGGGTTCCTCGGCAACGCCTCATCGATCCACGGATCCGGACAGACGGTGCGACGGATGCTCGAGGACGCCCGAGAGCGGCTCGCGACGACGCTCGGCTGCGACCCCGTCGAGGTGGTGCTGACCTCAGGCGGGACAGAGGCCGTCAACCTCGCGGTCAAGGGACTCTGGTGGGCGCGCCGCCGCGGAGCCCAGGCGATCGTGCTTCCGGACGGCGAGCATCACGCGACGCTCGATGCGGCGCAGTGGCTCGCCGAGCGCGAAGCAGCGACGCTCCGCCCGGTGGGCCTGGACGCGTCTGGCGCCATCCCCCTCGGCGTCTTCGCGTCATCTCTCGCCGGCGCGGCGCTTGCGACGGCGCTCGTGGCCAACAACGAGGTCGGCACCGTCAACGACGCAGCGGGACTCGCGGCTGCGTCGGCGCGGGGCGGGGTGCCGCTCCATCTCGACGCCGTGTCGGCGTTCGGTCACATCCCGGTCTCGTTCCGCGGATGGCGCGGGGATGCCGAGGGTGCGACCGGTCTCGTGGCCATGAGCGTCTCGGCGCACAAGGTGGGCGGCCCCGCGGGCGTGGGCGCCCTGGTCGTCTCGCGCCGAGCCGAACTGGCGCCGATGATCCACGGCGGGGGTCAGCAGCGGAATCTCCGCGCGGGGACGCAGGATGTTCCGGGCGCCGTCGCCTTCGCCGTCGCCGCCGAGCTCGCCGTCGCCGAGCGCGAGTCCGAGTCGGCCCGACTCTCGGCCCTGCGCGATCGGCTCGTGCGCGGCATCCTCGCATCGGTGCCGGGCGCGCAGCTCCTCGGCGACCCCGTGCGCCGACTGCCGGGGAACGCGCACGTCCTGTTCCCCGGCGCCAGCGGCGAGACGCTCCTCTTCCTCCTCGACCAGGCCGACGTGTCGGTCTCGACGGGGTCCGCGTGTCAGGCCGGCGTCCCGGAGCCGTCGCACGTCGTGACGGCGCTGGGGCGGACGGATGCCGAAGCCCGCCAGGTGCTGCGGCTGTCCCTCGGGCGCACCTCCACCGATGCCGATGTCGACGCCGTCCTCGGCGCCCTGCCGGCGGCCGTCGAGAGGGCACGGGCCGCCGCCCGGGCCCGCTGAGCCGGTCCGGCCGACGGACGCGCGCTCGTAGACTGGAGCGATGCGCATCCTGGCTGCCATGAGCGGCGGAGTCGACTCCGCGGTGGCCGCCGCGCGCGCCGTCGAGGCGGGCCATGACGTCGTGGGCGTGCACCTCGCCCTGTCACGGGCGGGCGGCACCCTCCGGACAGGCAGCCGGGGGTGCTGCACCATCGAGGACGCGATGGACGCGCGGCGCGCTGCGGATCGCCTCGGCATCCCGTTCTACGTCTGGGACTTCTCGGAGCGCTTCCGGGACGACGTCATCGACGACTTCATCGCCGAGTATCGCGCCGGGCGCACCCCGAACCCCTGCATGCGCTGCAACGAGAGGATCAAGTTCGCCGCCCTCCTCGAGCGCGCGATCGAGCTCGGCTTCGACGCCGTGTGCACGGGACACTATGCGACCCTCGTGGAGGGTCCGGACGGCCTCGAGCTGCACCGGGCCTCCGACACGGCGAAGGACCAGTCGTACGTGCTGGGAGTCCTGACCGCCGAGCAGCTCGCGCACACGTACTTCCCGCTCGGATCGACGCCCTCCAAGGCGCTCGTGCGTGCGGAGGCCGCCGAGCGGGGGCTGACCGTCGCCGCGAAGCCGGACAGCCACGACATCTGCTTCATCCCCGACGGCGACACCCGCGGGTGGCTCGCGGAGAGAGTCGGCACGACTTCCGGCGACGTCGTCGACCGCTCCGGCGCGGTCGTCGGCTCGCACGAGGGGGCGCACGCCTACACCGTCGGCCAGCGGCGCGGTCTGTCGCTGGGCGTGCCCGCGCCCGACGGAAAGCCGCGGTTCGTCCTCGAGGTGCGGCCGGTGTCGAACACGGTCGTCGTGGGACCCAAGGAGGCCCTCGCGACCGCCGAGATCGCAGGGGAGCGGTACAGCTGGGCTGGGCGCGCGCCGGGAACCGGCGACTTCCCGTGCCACGTGCAGATCCGTGCGCACGCCGAGCCGGTGCCGGCGCAGGCGACGCTCTCCGGCGACCTCCTCACCGTGCGCCCCGAGACGCCGTTCGACGGCGTCGCTCCCGGCCAGACCGCCGTGCTCTACGACGGCACGCGCGTCATCGGGCAGTTCACGATCGACCGGACCCGGTCGGCGGTGCCCGCTCCCGCGTGAGCGTCCGAGGCCGTCCCTAGACTGGCGGGGTGACGGATGCCGAGCTTCCCGCAGATCTTCCGCTCGACGAAGCGCGGTCCGAGGCCCAGAGCCTCACCGATCGCATCATCGGGGCCCGCGACGCCTACTACGGTCGCGATGCCGAGATCGTCGACGACGCGACGTACGACGGGTGGATGCGGCGCCTCGAAGAGCTCGAGCGCATGCACCCCGAGCTGCAGACGCAGGATTCGCCGACGCTGAACGTCGGCGCCGCGACCTCGACCCTCTTCGCGCCCGTCGAGCACGCCGAGCGGATGCTGAGCCTCGACAACGTCTTCACCGAGGACGAGCTGCGCGACTGGTGCCGCAAGGCTCAGGATGCCGCCGGCCGCCCGGTGCGGTGGCTCACCGAACTGAAGATCGACGGGCTGGCGATCAGCCTCCGCTACGAGAGGGGCGTGCTGACCTCGGCGGCCACGCGCGGCGACGGTCGTGTGGGCGAGGACGTCACGGTGAACGCGCTGCGGGTCGCGGGCATCCCGCAGCGCCTCATGGGGACGGGGCATCCCGACCTCGTGGAGGTCCGCGGAGAGGTGTTCATCCCCGTCGCGGCCTTCGAAGAGCTGAACGCCCTGCAGGCCCGGCTTCGGGAGCGGGTCTTCGGCGACGCGCGGGCGCGCGGCGCCGATGAGGAGCGCGCACGGCGGTCGGCCGATCGACGGTTCCCCGCGTTCGCGAATCCGCGGAACGCCGCCAGCGGCGGGCTGCGCCAGCAGCTCGAGAAGAAGGACGGCCTCGAGCTCGAGGCCGGCGAGGCCCGTGTCGCCTCGCTCCGGCTCTTCGTGCACGGCATCGGAGCATGGCCGAACCCTCCGGTCGCCTCGCAGAGCGAGGTCTATGCGCTCCTGGCGGAGTGGGGACTGCCGACGAGCCCGTACTTCCGGACGGCGGAATCGATCGAGGGGGTCCTCGACTTCGTCGCGCATCACGGCGAGCATCGCCATGACGTCGAGCACGAGATCGACGGCATCGTGGTGAAGGTCGACGAGCTCGCCCTCCACGACGAGCTGGGTGCGACGAGCCGCGCGCCGCGCTGGGCGATCGCGTACAAGTACCCGCCCGAGCAGGTCAACACCAAGCTTCTCGACATCGTCGTGTCGGTCGGCCGCACCGGGCGGGCGACACCCTTCGCCGTCATGGCGCCCGCTCGCGTAGCGGGGAGCGTGGTCCGCCAGGCGACGCTCCACAACCAGGATGTGGTGCGCGTGAAGGGCGTACTGATCGGCGACACCGTCGTGCTGCGCAAGGCGGGCGATGTCATCCCCGAGGTGCTCGGGCCGGTCGTCGAACTGCGCGACGGCACCGAGCGGGAGTTCGTCATGCCGGCCGAGTGTCCCGAGTGCGGCTCTTCGCTCGCCCCAGCCAAGGAGGGCGACGTGGATCTGCGGTGTCCCAACACCCGGTCATGCCCCGCGCAGGTGCGGGGCCGGGTCGAGCACATCGGATCCCGCGGCGCCCTGGACATCGAGGCCCTCGGCGAGGTGACCGCAGCGGCTCTGACCCAGCCCTCGGTCCCCGAGACGCCGCCGCTGGCGACCGAGGCCGGACTGTTCGAGCTGACCCTCGAGCAGCTCGTGCCGATCGAGGTCATCGTCCGCGACGCCGAGACCGGCGAGAGGAAAGTCGACGAGAAGACCGGCGAGCTCGTGCGACGCGCCCCCTTCCGTCGGAACCCGAGCCCGGCGGAGAAGAAGGCGGGACGAACCGGCCCGCAGCCGTCGGCACAGGCTGTCACGCTCATCGACGAGCTCGAGAAGGCGAAGACGAAGGATCTCTGGCGGTTCCTCGTCGCGCTGAGCATCCGACACGTCGGTCCCGTCGCCGCGCGCGCCCTCGCGCAGTGGTTCGGCTCTCTCGCGGCGATCCGCGCCGCCTCGCGGGACGAGCTGGCCGCCGTGGAGGGCGTGGGCGGGACCATCGCCGACGCGCTCATCGACTGGTTCGAGGTCGACTGGCATCGAGAGATCGTCGAGCGCTGGGAGGCGGCGGGGGCTCGGCTCGCGACGCCCGGACATCCCGGGCCGGGCGCGGCGAGCGCCCAGGGCGGAGTGCTCGAAGGCCTGACGATCGTGGCAACCGGCTCCCTCGAGGGATACTCCCGCGAGGAGGCCCAGGAGGCGATCATCAAGGCGGGCGGCAAGGCTGCGTCGAGCGTCTCGAGGAAGACCGACTTCGTCGCGGCCGGCCCGGGTGCGGGCTCCAAGCTCGCGAAGGCCGAGGAGCTCGGCGTGCGGATCATCGATGCGTCGCAGTTCCGCATCCTGGTCGAGCAGGGCCCGGGCGCGCTCGAGGCTCTGGCGCCCGACGCGGGATGACCCGCCTGCCGCGAGCCTCCGCCGTCTCCTCCGGTCACCGACGCTCGCCGGTGTCGTAGGTACGTTCTAATCTCGGAGTCCGTTCAGGAGAGGATGCCGAGATGACACTGACCCCCGACCCCGCCGTGATCGCCTGGCTCGACCAGGAGGACAAGCGCACGGCGCAGACCATCCGCAGGCACGGCGTGAGCATCGAGTACGTCGGCGGCGACATGCGGCGACGCGCGACTCCCTTCGCGTACACGATCGGGCTCTTCGGCATGGGGCATCCGGAGCTCCTGGTGTTCGGGCTCGACGCGAGGACGACGGGGCTGCTTCTCAACGACGTCGCGGACCGGGTCCGTCAGGGCAGCGACATCGTGCCCGGACAGGTCCTCGAATTCGCAGGCTGGAATCACAGAGTCACGGTCGAGTCGGTGCCGAACCCCGGCGAGATCGCCTTCGCGGCCAATCGCTTCTACCAGCGCCCCGGCGAGGCGTCCGTCGGGCTGCTGCAGCTGACCTACGACGACCGCGACGGCCGGTTCCCCTGGGACGAGGGCTACTCCAACGCGGTGTGGATCCAGCCTCGGCCGGGCACGTTCACGGCGTGGTGACCGGAGGGCTCATGAGCCCGTCGTCAACGTCACGAGCGACTCCCGCACCTGACGCCTCAGCACCTTGCCGATGAGCGACTTCGGCAGCTCGTCGACGATGAAGACACGCCGGGGCACCTTGTACGGCGTGAGGATGCCGCGAGCGAAGTCCCGCAGAGCCTCCACGTCGACCTCGCGTCCCGGCGCGCAGACGACAGCCGCCACGACCTCTTCGCCGGAGTGCTCGCTCGGCAGACCCACGACAGCGGCGTCCTCGACATCCGGGTGCTGTCGAAGCGCGTTCTCGACCTCGGTCGGCGCGACGTTGAAGCCGCCCGTGATGATGAGCTCCTTGATCCGGTCCACGATCCGCACGAACCCCGCGTCGTCGATCGTCACGATGTCGCCCGTGCGGAACCAGCCCTCGGAGAACACCGCCTCGGTCTCCTCGGGCTTGCCGTAGTAGCCCTGGAACACCTGGGGTCCGCGCACCACGAGCTCTCCGCGGCCGCCGGGCTCGACATCCTTCGACGGGTCATCGGGATCGACGACGCGGCACTCCGTCCCGGGAAGAGGGAGGCCGACGGTCCCCGGCACGCGATTGTCGGCGACGGGGTTCGCCATGAGCACCGGCGAGCATTCTGACAGTCCGTAGCCCTCGACGAGGAAGCCGCCGCTCGCGGCCTCGAACGGCACGACGAGCTCGTGCGGAAGAGCCATCGCGCCTGAGATCGCCACTTCCGTTCCCGCGAGCGAGACGCCCTTCTCGCGCGCAGCCTTGAGCAGGCGGTCGGCGATCGGGGGCACGAGCGGGAGGAACGTCGCGGGATGCCTCTTGGTGACGGCGAGCACCATGTCGGGGTCGAAGCGGGGGAAGAGCACCAGGCGGGCCCCCATCGACATGGCGAAGGTCAGGCACAGAGTGAGGCCGTACGCGTGGAACATCGGCAGCACCGCGTAGACGACGCACCCCCGGCCCCGCTGAATCGATGGGACCCACGCCCGCGCCTGCGCCGCGTTGGCCAGCAGATTGCGGTGCGTGAGGCTCGCGCCCTTGGGCGTGCCCGTCGTCCCGCTCGTGTACTGGATGATCGCGAGATCGTCGGTCTCGGGCTTCGGGTGGGTCGCGGGGAGCCGGTCGGCCCGCACGAGGTCCTCCCACGTCGTCGTGCCCGAGACGTTCTCGTGCAGAGCCTCGCGCGACTCGCGGGCCTTCCTGATCGGCAGTCGCAGGGCGAGGCGAGTGCGAAGCGGCATCGCCCTGATGACGTTCACCGACACCAGACCGGGAACAGCGAGATCGTCGGGGAAGTCCTGCACCGTGCCGACCACCTTGCTCCACACGATGGCGTGCTTGGCGCCGTGGTCCTCGAACTGCTTGCGCAGCTCGCGCGGCGTGTAGAGCGGGTTGTGCTCGACGACGACGGCCCCGATGCGCAGGATCGCGTAGAACGCGATGATGTGCTGAGGGCAGTTCGGAAGCACGATCGCGACCGGGTCGCCGCGACCCACGCCCATCCGCGTGAGGCCGGCCGCGGCGCTCTCGATCGCCTCCTGGAGTGCGCGGTAGCTCATCTCGCGGCCGAAGAACTGCAGCGCCGGAGCATCCGGAAAGTCGCGAGCGGACGCCTCGACGATGTCGACCAGCGAGCCCGTGACGGGATCGAGATCGGCCGGCACTCCCGCTGCGTAGCTGGCGATCCAGGGGCGAGGCGGGTCGTAGCTCGTCGTCACGGGGTCAGACTACGCCCGGCCGGGGCGCCTCACGCAGCCCAACTAGACTGTCGTGGTGTCTGAAATCACCCCCGATCTCGTGCGCCATCTCGGTGTGCTCGCCCGGATCCAGCTGAGTGACGAGGAGGTCGAGCGCCTCACCGGACAGCTCGACGTGATCGTCGACAATATCGCCAAGGTGTCGCAGGTCGCGACACCCGAGGTTCCCGCGACGAGCCACCCCATCCCCATGCAGAACATCTTCCGTCCGGACGCCGTCGGCGAGACGCTCACCCTCGAGCAGGCGCTGCAGAACGCCCCCGATGCGGCGGAGGGCCGGTTCCGGGTGACCGCCATCCTGGGCGAGGAGCAGTAAGTGACGGACCTGACACGACTGAGCGCCGCCGCGCTCGCCGAGAAGCTCGCCTCCCGTGAGGTCTCCAGCGTCGAGGCGACGCAGGCGCACCTCGACCGCATCGCCGAGGTCGACGGCGACATCCACGCCTTCCTCCACGTGAGCGACCACGCACTCGATGTCGCGGCCGACATCGACCGCCGGCGCTCGGCCGGCGCGTCGCTCGGCGCGCTCGCGGGTGTGCCGCTGGCGATCAAGGACGTGCTCGTCACGACCGACATGCCGTCCACGAGCGGCTCCAAGATCCTCGAGGGCTACATGTCGCCCTTCGACGCCACGGTCGTCGCGCGCTCGCGCGCGGCGGATCTCGTTCCGCTGGGCAAGACGAACATGGACGAGTTCGCCATGGGATCCTCGACCGAGCACTCCGCATACGGCCCGACGCGCAACCCGTGGGACCTCGACCGCATCCCCGGCGGGTCGGGCGGCGGTTCGGCGGCGGCTGTCGCGGCCTTCGAGGCTCCCCTGGCCCTCGGCTCCGACACGGGCGGGTCCATCCGGCAGCCGGCGCACGTCACGGGCACCGTCGGCGTGAAGCCGACCTACGGGGGCGTCAGCCGCTACGGCGCCATCGCGCTGGCCTCGAGCCTGGATCAGGTCGGCCCCGTCACTCGGACCGTGCTCGACGCGGGGCTCCTCCACGACGTGATCGGCGGCCACGACCCGCACGACTCCACGTCCCTCACCGACGCGTGGCCGTCATTCGCCGACGCTGCCCGCGAGGGCGCACGGGGCGACGTGCTCGAGGGCCTGAAGGTCGGCGTGATCTCGGAGCTGGACGACGGCGGCTTCCAGTCCGGCGTCTCGGCGTCCTTCCGTGCGGCACTGGCTGTCATGGAGGCTCACGGCGCCGAGATCGTCGAGGTGAGCGCACCCCACTTCGAGTACGGAGTGGCGGCGTACTACCTCGTGCTGCCG
This region includes:
- the gatC gene encoding Asp-tRNA(Asn)/Glu-tRNA(Gln) amidotransferase subunit GatC; the protein is MSEITPDLVRHLGVLARIQLSDEEVERLTGQLDVIVDNIAKVSQVATPEVPATSHPIPMQNIFRPDAVGETLTLEQALQNAPDAAEGRFRVTAILGEEQ
- the glgX gene encoding glycogen debranching protein GlgX — its product is MSSTDSLAIITSPGLLSEELDGLGVTRVPGGGRLRVWSEHADGVELVVFDDTDLDWITHGEALEPVGGGVWEITTPLLRPGTRYALRVQGPAGPGNTFNPRSLLIDPYAKGLVSGGYGDWRSVVVDGGFDWGGVSKPAVPLDRTVIYEGHVKGLSKRHPHVPPALHGTYAGLAHPAMIEHFLSLGVTTIELLPVHAFATEPRLLQHHLTNYWGYNSLNFFAPHAPYATAASRTEGPEAVLREFKGMVKLLHEAGLEVVLDVVYNHTSEAEIGGPRTSLRGIDNRRYYRQHEDGAYIDVTGCGNSVDTSTDAAARLVLDSLRYWANDVQIDGFRFDLATTLGRDAAHAFTPDHPLLRAIRDDPQLAGVKKIAEPWDVGIGGWQTGNFGVGWHEWNDRYRDRVRNFWLSDIDYARRASTPPVGIGGFATRLAGSSNTFSVERGPLASINFVTAHDGFTLRDLVSYDVKHNMGNGEQNRDGADTNRSFNHGAEGATDDESILATRRKAMRNLLGTLLLSAGIPMITAGDEFGRTQRGNNNAYCHDSALTWLPWAHAPWQDDLFAHVQRLIRLRQDNPALRPARFARVDQHTPSASVMQWYDEHGETMSNERWTNPAHRTLQYVAASTPEREDPNRILLIVHGTEHPIDVTLPTIDGVDGYVSLWSSADERPTEDAQRFLAGQTVHMTGTSMHLFRAG
- a CDS encoding DUF4262 domain-containing protein, with amino-acid sequence MTLTPDPAVIAWLDQEDKRTAQTIRRHGVSIEYVGGDMRRRATPFAYTIGLFGMGHPELLVFGLDARTTGLLLNDVADRVRQGSDIVPGQVLEFAGWNHRVTVESVPNPGEIAFAANRFYQRPGEASVGLLQLTYDDRDGRFPWDEGYSNAVWIQPRPGTFTAW
- the gatA gene encoding Asp-tRNA(Asn)/Glu-tRNA(Gln) amidotransferase subunit GatA, with product MTDLTRLSAAALAEKLASREVSSVEATQAHLDRIAEVDGDIHAFLHVSDHALDVAADIDRRRSAGASLGALAGVPLAIKDVLVTTDMPSTSGSKILEGYMSPFDATVVARSRAADLVPLGKTNMDEFAMGSSTEHSAYGPTRNPWDLDRIPGGSGGGSAAAVAAFEAPLALGSDTGGSIRQPAHVTGTVGVKPTYGGVSRYGAIALASSLDQVGPVTRTVLDAGLLHDVIGGHDPHDSTSLTDAWPSFADAAREGARGDVLEGLKVGVISELDDGGFQSGVSASFRAALAVMEAHGAEIVEVSAPHFEYGVAAYYLVLPAEASSNLAKFDSVRFGLRVTPHAASTVEEVMAATRDAGFGDEVKRRIILGTYALSAGYYDAYYGSAQKVRTLIQRDFDAAFTSVDVIATPSAPTTAFRLGEKIDDPLQMYLNDVTTIPANLAGVPGISIPSGLAAEDGLPVGIQFLAPAREDARLYRVGAALEAALVDSWGGPLLDRAPAVGAKGGVR
- a CDS encoding cysteine desulfurase family protein, whose protein sequence is MTAYLDHAATSPLRPEARSAWLDATGFLGNASSIHGSGQTVRRMLEDARERLATTLGCDPVEVVLTSGGTEAVNLAVKGLWWARRRGAQAIVLPDGEHHATLDAAQWLAEREAATLRPVGLDASGAIPLGVFASSLAGAALATALVANNEVGTVNDAAGLAAASARGGVPLHLDAVSAFGHIPVSFRGWRGDAEGATGLVAMSVSAHKVGGPAGVGALVVSRRAELAPMIHGGGQQRNLRAGTQDVPGAVAFAVAAELAVAERESESARLSALRDRLVRGILASVPGAQLLGDPVRRLPGNAHVLFPGASGETLLFLLDQADVSVSTGSACQAGVPEPSHVVTALGRTDAEARQVLRLSLGRTSTDADVDAVLGALPAAVERARAAARAR
- the ligA gene encoding NAD-dependent DNA ligase LigA; this translates as MTDAELPADLPLDEARSEAQSLTDRIIGARDAYYGRDAEIVDDATYDGWMRRLEELERMHPELQTQDSPTLNVGAATSTLFAPVEHAERMLSLDNVFTEDELRDWCRKAQDAAGRPVRWLTELKIDGLAISLRYERGVLTSAATRGDGRVGEDVTVNALRVAGIPQRLMGTGHPDLVEVRGEVFIPVAAFEELNALQARLRERVFGDARARGADEERARRSADRRFPAFANPRNAASGGLRQQLEKKDGLELEAGEARVASLRLFVHGIGAWPNPPVASQSEVYALLAEWGLPTSPYFRTAESIEGVLDFVAHHGEHRHDVEHEIDGIVVKVDELALHDELGATSRAPRWAIAYKYPPEQVNTKLLDIVVSVGRTGRATPFAVMAPARVAGSVVRQATLHNQDVVRVKGVLIGDTVVLRKAGDVIPEVLGPVVELRDGTEREFVMPAECPECGSSLAPAKEGDVDLRCPNTRSCPAQVRGRVEHIGSRGALDIEALGEVTAAALTQPSVPETPPLATEAGLFELTLEQLVPIEVIVRDAETGERKVDEKTGELVRRAPFRRNPSPAEKKAGRTGPQPSAQAVTLIDELEKAKTKDLWRFLVALSIRHVGPVAARALAQWFGSLAAIRAASRDELAAVEGVGGTIADALIDWFEVDWHREIVERWEAAGARLATPGHPGPGAASAQGGVLEGLTIVATGSLEGYSREEAQEAIIKAGGKAASSVSRKTDFVAAGPGAGSKLAKAEELGVRIIDASQFRILVEQGPGALEALAPDAG
- a CDS encoding long-chain-fatty-acid--CoA ligase — its product is MTTSYDPPRPWIASYAAGVPADLDPVTGSLVDIVEASARDFPDAPALQFFGREMSYRALQEAIESAAAGLTRMGVGRGDPVAIVLPNCPQHIIAFYAILRIGAVVVEHNPLYTPRELRKQFEDHGAKHAIVWSKVVGTVQDFPDDLAVPGLVSVNVIRAMPLRTRLALRLPIRKARESREALHENVSGTTTWEDLVRADRLPATHPKPETDDLAIIQYTSGTTGTPKGASLTHRNLLANAAQARAWVPSIQRGRGCVVYAVLPMFHAYGLTLCLTFAMSMGARLVLFPRFDPDMVLAVTKRHPATFLPLVPPIADRLLKAAREKGVSLAGTEVAISGAMALPHELVVPFEAASGGFLVEGYGLSECSPVLMANPVADNRVPGTVGLPLPGTECRVVDPDDPSKDVEPGGRGELVVRGPQVFQGYYGKPEETEAVFSEGWFRTGDIVTIDDAGFVRIVDRIKELIITGGFNVAPTEVENALRQHPDVEDAAVVGLPSEHSGEEVVAAVVCAPGREVDVEALRDFARGILTPYKVPRRVFIVDELPKSLIGKVLRRQVRESLVTLTTGS
- the mnmA gene encoding tRNA 2-thiouridine(34) synthase MnmA, with translation MRILAAMSGGVDSAVAAARAVEAGHDVVGVHLALSRAGGTLRTGSRGCCTIEDAMDARRAADRLGIPFYVWDFSERFRDDVIDDFIAEYRAGRTPNPCMRCNERIKFAALLERAIELGFDAVCTGHYATLVEGPDGLELHRASDTAKDQSYVLGVLTAEQLAHTYFPLGSTPSKALVRAEAAERGLTVAAKPDSHDICFIPDGDTRGWLAERVGTTSGDVVDRSGAVVGSHEGAHAYTVGQRRGLSLGVPAPDGKPRFVLEVRPVSNTVVVGPKEALATAEIAGERYSWAGRAPGTGDFPCHVQIRAHAEPVPAQATLSGDLLTVRPETPFDGVAPGQTAVLYDGTRVIGQFTIDRTRSAVPAPA